TAAAAAATCAAGTAATAGTAAAATAAAGTTCATAGTACCATTAGGTATAGGGGATTGTAAAATTACTGATGAGATTAAAAAAGATGATGTATGCGAAATTTTAAAAGGATTTTAATTGATTAAAAAAGTTCTACTTTTAATATTTGTTAGTTTTTTATTTTTGAATGCTGCAAATAAAGTTGAAAAAAAAGATGAAGTTATTAGTGAACAAAAAGCTTTAGAGAGTAGTTCTGAAATAGAAAATATTGTTGAAGCAAATATTTTAAATGAGAAAATCAATAAAATAGAACTTAGTTTGAAAGATAATATTTTATTGAAAAGATATTCGAACTATTTATCTTATGGAAAAATTTCTACGGAACTTGATAATTTAAAGGATAGTTTAAAAAGAAAAAATAATTTAAGGGAAGAGGAGAGTTTTCAACTTTCAAATAAAATAAGAGTAAAAGAAAACGAGCTTGAGTTAATTGCAGAGTATAAAGGTTCTGCTATTGGTTCTTTAATGAACCCTCCTGAAATAGAGAAAGTTGAAAATATTACAAACCCATTTGGAATAATAAATGCTTTATCAAATATAAAAAAACTAGAAAATAATAAAAAACAGTTTTCAAGTGTTGAAGCTGATATTGTCTTTTTGACAGAAAAGTTAGAAGAAGAGTTAATTAGTTATACAAAGTTATATGAAATTGAGCCTAAAAATGAGTATAAAGAGAAGATTACTTATCTTGAAAAACAAAAAAAAGATTTTGAGATAGTTTTAGATATTGTAACTACAACACAAGAGGTTTATAGTAGAAAAATAGAGCAAGTTATTTTGGAAATAAAAAGCCAAATAACTCAACAAGTTCAAAAAATGTTGGCTATTTTTATAATAATACTTACTATGTTTGCTATTTCATTTTTGGTTAAATTAGCACTTAAAAAATATTTTTCACAAAATGAAAACTATTATATGGTAAATAAAATCATCAATTTTACTTTAGTATTTTTGATTTTAATGGTTCTTCTTTTCTCATATATTGACAATGTTTCGTACCTTGTAACAATTCTTGGATTTGCATCTGCTGGTATTGCGATTGCTTTAAAAGATTGGTTTATGTCACTTTTTGGTTGGATGGTTATTGTAACTTCTGGGTTTATTCAAGTTGGAGATAGAATTAGAGTTACAAAAGGGGATGTTGAAACTGTTGGAGATGTTTTAGATATATCACTATTTAAAATTACTATAAAAGAAGATGTAACTATGGTCTCTTATATGAAAAATAGAAGAGCTGGAAGAATTTTCTTTGTTCCAAATAACTATATTTTTTCTGAGCTTATTGCAAATTATAGCCACTCTGAGTTAAAAACAGTTTGGGATGGAATAGATATTACTTTAACATTTGATTCAAACTTTAAAAAAGCTCAAAAAATAATTCGTGAAATTTTAAAACATTACTCAAAAGGTTATAGTGATATTACAAGAAAACAGCTATCAAAAATGAGAAATAAGTACCAACTAAGGGCAACAGGAGTAGAACCAAGAGTATTTACTTTAATAGAGCCATATGGAGTTGTAGTTTCTGGTTGGTATCTTACAAACTCTTTTGCTGCTTTAGTTTTAAGAAGTACAATTTGTGCTGAAATAATTGAAGCTTTGATGAAAGAAGAAGATATTCATATAGCTTATCCAACTCAACAAATAAATATAAATAAGACTTCAAACGCTTATGGACCATCAAGAGCTATGCCAAAAGAGGAAGTTGATATTGAAGATATCATTACAAAAAGATAATTAGGATAGATAATTTATGAATTTTAGTATAGATAAACCAAAGGTATTTTTTAAAACTTTTGGTTGTAGAACAAATATTTTTGATACACAAGTTATGATGAGTAATTTAAAAGATTTTGAAGTAACACAAGATGAAAAAGATGCTTCTATTGTAGTAATTAACTCTTGTACTGTAACAAATAGTGCAGATACAACAGCAAGAAGCTATATAAATGGTTTAAAAAAACTTTCAAATTCACCAAAAGTAATTTTTACAGGATGTGGAACAAGAACAAAGGGTGAAAAGCTTTTTGGTGAGTCAAAAATAGATGGACTTTTTGGTTCGAGTGAAAAAGAGAATATAAATGAACTTCTAAAGTTAGATGAGAAGTTTTTTAAATTAGGAGATTTAAAAAGTCTTGATAAAACTGTTGTAGAAGAGTTTGTAGGAAAGAGTAGGGCATTTATAAAAATACAAGAGGGGTGTGATTTTAGATGTTCGTACTGTATTATTCCTCATGTAAGAGGAGATGCTAGAAGTTATGAAGAGAGTGTTATTTTAAATCAGGTTAAAACTTTAGCACAAAATGGATTTAGTGAATTTATTTTAACAGGTACAAATGTAGGAAGTTATGGTAAAAAAATGCACACTTCTTTAGCAAAACTTCTTAAAAAAATGGCACAAATAAAAGGTGTGAAGAGAATTAGAATGGGGAGTATTGAACCTATACAAATTGATGATGAATTTAAAGAGCTTATAAATGAGCCTTTTATGGCAAAACATCTACATATTGCACTTCAACACACTTCAAAAGATATGTTAAGAATAATGAATAGAAGAAATAAAGTTTTAAGTGATTTAGAACTTTTCGAATTTTTAAGTAGTAATGGTTATGCTTTAGGAACAGATTTTATTGTAGGTCATCCAGGAGAGACTCCTCAACTTTGGCAAGAAGCTATGAACAATTTACATAATTTTCCACTTACTCATATTCATGCTTTTACATATTCAAAAAGAGATGGAACACCAAGTGCAACAATGAAAGATATTGTAAAAGGTGATATAGCAAAAGATAGATATATTGAACTTGTGGAGATAATAAAGCAAAAAAATTATGAGTTTAGAAAGAAAAATAAAACAAAACTTGAAGTTTTAGTAGAGCAAGAGAAAAATGGAAAGTATTTAGGTTTTGATCAGTTTTTTAATCAAATTGAAATAACAAGTTCAGAAGATTTGGTTGGAGATTGGTTAAATTTAGATGATTATAAAGTAGGGATAACAAAAAATGAAGCAAGATTTAAATAGCAAAAGTATTGATAAAAACTTTAAGCTGATGATTATTTCAGCTTTAGTATTGGTTATTTTATTTATTTATACAATTTATAAAAGTAAAACTGTAATTGAAGGAACAACTTATTATTTAGGGATTGGTTTTTTATTTGTTCTTTTGATTTTAGCTTTTGTTTTAAAATTAAAGCAAGAGAAGATTAGAAAACTTATAAATAAAGATGGTATTAATAGTTTTGATACTGAATTAGCAAAAAGCTCTTCAAAAGTTTCTAAAAATGAGTTAGATTCTACTATTTTACCAGTAAAATCGAATATTAGTTTTAAAGATGTTGCTGGAATAAAAGAGATTAAAGAGGAGCTTGAAGAGATTGTTGAGTTTTTAAATAACCCTTCAATTTTTCAGAAATTTAATGTGAAACTTCCAAAAGGTGTCCTTTTAGTAGGTCCTCCAGGTGTTGGAAAAACTTTGATTGCAAGAGCAGTTGCAGGTGAAGCCCAAGTTCCATTTTTTTATCAAAGTGGAGCTAGTTTTGTTCATATTTATGTTGGAATGGGGGCAAAAAAGGTTCGAGAGTTATTTAATAGTGCAAAGTTAAATGCCCCTTCAATAGTTTTTATAGATGAAATTGATGCTATTGGAAAAGCAAGAAGTGGAAAATCAAATGATGAAAGAGAGTCTACTTTAAATGAACTTCTTACTCAAATGGATGGATTTGAAGGTGATAGTGGAGTTATTGTAATTGCTGCAACAAATAAAATAGAGGTTTTAGATGATGCTCTTTTAAGAGCAGGAAGATTTGATAGAAGATTGTATGTAGGATTACCAAATATAGAAGATAGAAAAAAGATTTTAGAACTATATTTAAAAGATAAAAATCATAATATAAATATAGAAAAATTGGCTATTACTACAGCTGGTTTTAACTCGGCTAGTTTATCAACTCTTGTAAATGAGGCTCTTTTATATATGATTAAAAATAGAAAATCAACTCTTGATGAAAGTGATATGGAAGTTGCAAAAAATAAACTTGAATTTGGGAAAAAACAGCATAAAATACTTGATATGGAGCAAAAAGAGATTTTAGCTATCTATCAATCTTGTAAGGCATATATCTCAAAAGTAAAAGTAAATCTTCTTGATGATAGTGTGAGTAAAATAAATAAGGTATTTCTATCATATAATGAAATGTTAGAGAATATAAAAAGAGAACTTGCAGGAAATGTAGGACTTGAATTAATTAAAAAAGAGAAGTTTGCAATAGGTGAAGATGCTATAAAAAGAGCTGAAAATATTGCTCTTGAAATGGTAGAAAAATATAAAATGGCAACAAGTGTTGATGAGATAATTTTTAGTGTAAAAGAGAGTTTAAAACTAGAGTTTTCTCAAAATATTGAAGAGATAAATAGATTAAAAGAGTTAATGTTAAAAAATGAGGTTATAAATAAAGATGACTTGTAACAACTTTTTTAGTGGTTTTTGTTTTTCAAATGAGTGTGAACTTTTTTTAGATTATTTAGAAAAAAATGATTTTACAATAAGTGGTTTTTCTTATGGAGCTATAAAGGCTATTCAAAAAGCCTTAAAAAGTGAAACTAGAGTTGATAAACTTCAACTCTTTTCACCTGCTTTTTTTCAAACTAAAGATGAAAAATTTAAAAAAATGCAACTAATGTTTTTTAAAAAAGATGAAGAACAATATATAAAAAACTTTTTAGGAAATGTAAAATCACCTATATATAAAGATATAGATAAATATTTTCAAAAAGGTAATATTGAAGAGTTAAAAGAGCTTTTAGAGTTTGTTTGGAGTAAAGATGATTTAAAAAAACTTAACTCTAAAGGTGTAAAAATAGAGGTTTTTTTAGGTGCAAAAGATTTGATAATTGACTCAAATGAAGCAAAAGATTTTTTTAAAGATTTTGCAACGGTTTACTATTTTAAAGATAAAGGACACTTACTGTGATAGCAAAAATTGGAATTGTAACAACAAGTGATAGAGCAAGTGCTGGAATATATGAAGATTTATCTGGTCGAGCGATAATTGATACTTTAAAAGATTATTTAAAATCTTCTTTTGAACCAGTTTATAGATGTATTAGTGATGATAAAGATACTATTGAAGATACTTTAAAAGATTTAATTGATAATGAAAAGTGTTGTTTAGTGGTAACTACTGGTGGAACAGGTCCAGCACTTAGAGATGTAACTCCAGAAGCAACTGAAGCTGTATGTGATAGAATGATGCCAGGTTTTGGAGAACTTATGAGAAGTGTAAGTTTACAATATGTTCCAACTGCGATTTTATCAAGACAAACAGCAGGACTTAGAGGAACTTCTTTAATAGTAAATCTTCCAGGTAAACCAAAATCAATAAGGGAGTGTCTTGATGCAGTTTTTCCTGCTATTCCATATTGTATAGATTTGATGGAAGGTCCATATTTAGAGACAAATGAAGAAGTTATAAAAGCTTTTAGACCAAAAAAATAAGAAGTTTTAAGCTTCTTATTTCTCATTTTTTAATCTATATTCAATAATCTCTTCTATACTTATAATTGGCATTGAATATTTTTTTGCAAAATCTATTATTTGTTCACCTTTTGCCATTGTTCCATCTTCATTTGTTATCTCACATAAAACTGCATTTGGTTCTAAGTTTGCTAACTTCATCATATCAATACTAGCTTCTGTATGCCCATTTCTTTCTAAAACTCCACCATCTTTTGCACATAATGGAAATATATGACCTGGAGAAATTATATGGTTTATTCCATCTTTTTTTAGTGCTGATTTTATAGTTGTTACTCTATCTTTTGCACTAACTCCAGTTGTTATATCTTCTTTTGCTTCGATTGAGATTGTAAAAGGTGTTTGAAATCTTGAGTTATTAGATTGTACCATCATAGGAAGATTTAACTCTTTTACTTTTTGAGAAGTTAAACATAAGCATACAATTCCACTACATTCTCTTATAAGTAGTGCCATTTGCTCATTTGTGATTGTATTTGCATGAAAGATAATATCTGCTTCATTTTCTCTACTTTTATCATCAGTGATAATAATACCAGTTCCATTTTGAAGTGCTTTTATAGCATTTGCTATATTTTTTTGTGAATTTGACATTTGTTGATTCATAGTTTTCCTTTTTTTATAAAGTAAACTTATTGAATCAGGGCAATAAACCTAATTTTTTTAACAAATAATAAAGTTTAATCTTCTCTTTCATCCAGACTATAACTGTTGGTTTTGGATTCTCACCAAATCTGCTTGTCCCTTATAATTTTATAAGGCGCTCGTGGACTTCTATAAAATAGTTACCACCAGTAAGGAATTTCACCTTGCCCTGAGAAAATAAATTTGTGAAATTGTAACTAAGACTTTCTTAATTATTATTCACTTTTTATTAAACTGTTTGTTAATTTTCTTACAATTGGAAGAATAATTAATAAAACAGGAAAAGCAATCAACCATGATATTACCCATGAACTCATCCATAAAGTTATTAATGTTTCTTGAAAACCAATTACTCTAATTGTACTTATAAAAGATACAATAAGCGTCATCAATGATGATAAAATAAAAGGCATAATAACTGCACTTGATTTTGTAGGAAATTTTGGAATTCCGAATAAGATTGTTTGTTTTTTGAGATTTTTACTCATAATAGTACCCTTTTCTACACTAAACAGCTTCAAAACGCTAATCTATATTTTATAGTTAAATATCTGGAGTTCTGTCCAGTGTACTATATTTAATTTAGCGCATTGATTGACGTTAATGCTCACGGCCACTCTAAATGAGTTTGCGATGGAATTCTATTTGATACTATCTTAAATTTAAATAAAAATAGTTAATTTAGCAAATACTTGTTAAAATCTTTGAAATCTAATAGGACAAAATATGTTTACAAATGAGATAGAGACCTCTATAAAAATATCTTCAACAGCAAATAAAATATGGAAAGAACTTACAAATTTTGATGAATATAAAAATTGGAATCCATCTATTATTGATATTAGTGGAGAGTTGGGAAAAAATAAAACTATAAAAATAGTAGTAAAAATAGATGAAAAAACTATGATTTTTAAACCAATAGTTTTAGAATGTGAAGAAAACAAAGAACTAAGATGGCTTGGAAAACTTCTATTTAGTGGAATATTTGATGGAGAACATTATTTCTTAATAAAAGAGAATAGTGATGGAATTTCTACATTTGTTCAAGGTGAAAAATTTAGTGGAATTTTAATACCTTTTTTTGGGAAGATGATTTTAAAGACAAAAAAAGGTTTTGAAGCTATGAATGAAGAGTTAAGAAAAAGAGTTGAAAGAGTTTGAGAGTTTAAAATGAAAGAGTTTTTAGAAGAGACAGAAATAATTGACTTTAAAAATAAAGAGGTTTTTAATCTTGCAAAAAAGTTGGCAAAAAATTGTAAAACAGATGAAGAGATAGCAAAAAACTGTTTTTTGTATGTGAGAGATAATATTCATCATAGTGGAGATTTTAAAGATGAAATTACAACTTATAAAGCAAGTGATGTTTTAAAATATAAAACTGGTTGGTGTTATGCAAAATCTCATCTTTTGGCAGCACTTTTAAGAGCAAACGGTATTCCAACTGGATTTTGTTATCAAAGATTATCTTGCAGTGAATATAAAAAAGATATTTATTGTTTACATGGATTAAATGCAATTTATTTAAAAGAATTTGGTTGGTATAAAGTTGATGCAAGAGGAAATAAAAAAGGTGTGAATGCACAGTTTAATCCACCTTTTGAACAACTTGCTTTTAAACTAGAAAAAGATGAGTTTGATTTACCAAATATTTATTCTAAACCTTTAGATGTTGTCATTGAAGCTTTGAAAAAAAATAAAACTTATGACGAAATGATGGATGTTTTTCCTGATATTTCATTTTTGATAGTTAATTATGATAAAAAATATTTAAAACAGATAGTTGAACTATTTACAAATACAGTTCATAATATAAATAAAAAAGATTACACAAAAAAGCAGTTAAATGCTTGGGCAAATCCAAATTTTGATTTAGAGATTTGGGAAAAAAGATTTGAAAAATCAAAACCTTATTTATCTATTTTAGAAGATGAAGTTGTAGGATTTTGTGAGTATTATGATGGATATATCGATTGTTTTTATGTTCATTTTAAATATCAAAATTGTGGTATAGGAAAATTACTTTTAAATCATATTTTTGAACTTGCAAAAAATGAAAATATAGACAAAATCAAAGTTGATACAAGTATCACTGCTAAACCATTTTTTGAAAAGTTTGGATTTATAGAAGTTAAAAAAAATCTAGTGCTAAGAGAAAATATTGAGTTAATAAATTTTAGTATGGAAAAATGATAAATTTACTTTACATTTATAGCTAAATATTTCATAATGATAAGTAAATTTATCATTATGAGTTTAAATAGAGTTTAAAACTAAACAAAACTTTGGAATTCCTACTTTAGATGAGTTATAAAAGTAAAATTATTTTAATATAAGCACAATTTTAATTATGATACTATTTCTCAAAATATTTTAAAGGGCTATTTTTTAATGGTGCAATATTATCAAGAATTAGTATATTATGTACAAAAAATGATAGGGGATAAGGATAAAGCTAAAGATATAGTACAAGAGTCTTATAGCAGAATGTTAGATGTAAGTATAGCTACTCCAATAGAAAATGAGAGAGCTTTTTTGTATAAATTAGCAAGAAATATTGTTTTTGATTTATCAAGAAAAGAGAAACATTCAGCTTCAATCGAATATGAAGAAGAGAGTTATAGTATCCCTAAAAATCAACAACCAGAAGAGCTACTTTTAGAAGAAAATCAACAAGAGTTATTATTACAAATATTAGACACAATTCCTCCCAAAAATGCACAAGCATTTATTTTACATATTTTTGAAGGTTTAAGTAGAAAAGAGATAGCTTTAAAAATGGGAATAAGTGTAGCTGCAGTTGAAAAACACATTATTCGTGCAAGTGAAAAAATAAAAGAGAAGTTAGATAGTATTGAAGGAAATAATTTATGAAAAATATTGATGAACAAGCTATATCTTGGCTTATAAAAGAGAAAGAGGGATTAAGCCAAATTGAAAAAGAGCAGTTAGAATATTGGCTAGAAGAGAATCCTTCTCATAAAAAATCTTATGATACAAATAAACTTTTAAGACAAAGATTTTCAAATTTATCAAATAGTACAAAAGAAAAATTACTAGAAAAGGCAAATAAAGGGGCAAAAAAAACTAAATTTATTGAAAGAACTAAAAAGTTTACTATTGCTGCTTCTATTTTTCTCTGTATTAGTTTTGGAGCAGATTATTATTTTGTTCCAGTTTATTCACAAAATTTTGTTTCAGCTCAACAGCTACAAAACACTCTTACTCTTCCTGATAACTCAAAAATAGTTTTAGATGTACATTCAAACTTAAATATAAACTACTATAAAGGTAGTAGAAATGTAGATTTTATAGATGGAAGAGCAGTTTTTTATGTAGCAAAAGATAAAGAAAGACCATTTATCATAAAAACAAAAGATGCAAAAATTGAAGTAGTAGGAACAGCTTTTGAAGTTTCAAATTTTGATGATAATTTAAGTGTAACAGTAAAAGAGGGAACTGTAAGAGTATCTTTTGATAGAAAAGTTACTTATCTAAATCAAGGGGATAAAATATTTGTAGATAAAAATAAAGAGCTAAAATTTGCAAAAACTGAACTTGAAAATATAGCAAGTTGGGAGAAAGGTTTTTTAGTATTTGATAAAACATCTTTAAAAGATAGTTTAAAAGAGTTTTCAAGATATGAAGATATAAATATAGAATATGACAATTCTAAAGTAGCTCAAATACCAATTACAGGTAAGTTTTCAACAAATGATTTTGATAAATTTTTATTGGCTTTACCAAAAATATACTCTATAACAGTTGATAAAAATCAAAATAGTTTGAAGTTTTCAAAGAAATAATAGAAAATTAAATTGTTTAAAAGAATACAATAAAATAGAATTCTTATTCCAATATTTAAAAAAATTAAAAATTTTTTGAAAAAAAGTGTCTGATTTTTTTTACTCAAACGTCTTATTAGCAAAAGAATGGTTACGATAATCGTTCTTAATATTTAAGGAGAAAAAATGACTAAATTTAAATCGTCACTAATTGCTCCAGCATTAGCAATACTATTAAGTACAAGTTTAAATGCAGAGCAATTTTCAGTTTCAAATCTATCTTTAAAAGAAGCAATAGAGGAAATAAGTAAAAAATCAAATATGCCATATATGGTAGATGGAAAACTACTAGATGGTAAAAAAGCACCAAATATTAAAAATATAGAAGGTGTACAAAATGCTCTAAATGAAATTTTAAAAGGTACAAATCTAAAAGCAGATATTGAAGATGGGACAATTTTAATAAAAGAGGTGCCTTCTGTAAAAGTTTTAAGCAATGGAACTTATGTTTTAGATGATGTTTCTGTAAATAGTAAAAGTAGTAAAAATGGAAGTGCAGAATCTGGATATTTAGTAGAAGATATAACTGGTGTTGGAATTTGGGGGCAAAGAAGCCTACAAGACACTCCATACTCTATGACTGTAATTTCTCAAGAACTTATAGAAAATGTACAAGCTAATGATATGGCTCCTATTTTTAAGATGAATCCAATCACACAAGATGGTGGAGACCAGCCATCAGGTAATTATAATACAGTTATTCGTGGATTTTCTTCAAATAACGCAGTTGTAAATGGTATGCCTTTAGCTGATTTTTATAGTTTTACAACTATGGAAGATTTAGAAAGAGTTGAAACTATAAGTGGAGCAACTGGATTTTTATATGGTGGTGGAAGAGTTGGAGGAGCAGTTAATTATGTAATGAAAAAACCAACTTTAGAAGATAAAAGAAGTATAAAAATAGGAAACTATGGAGGAGAACAATATTATGGACATATTGACTTAAGTGGACAAATAGATGAAAAAAAAGTTTTTGGATATAGAATAAATGCCCTATATCAAGATGGTGATAGTGTAGAAAATGTAGGAAAAGAACAAAAATTTGTAAGTTTAGCATTTGACTATAAACCAACAGATAATTTTACTATGGATTTAAACTATGCTCATAGAGATTTGAAAAGAACAAATCAAAAACTTCCTTTTACTGTAAGTTCAAATACTGCTCGTCCAAAGCTTGATGTAAGTAAAAATTATTCACCAGATTATGTATCAAGTGAAGAAAAAAATGATAGAGTGATGACAAGTTTAAAATGGGATATAAATGATATTTTTACTCTTAGAAGTTCACTTCTTTATGAAACAACAGATAGAGAAATTACTGGTGATGCATTTGCTTATACAAGAACAGATGGTTTATATAATGCTTTACTTTATCGTTTTCCAAAAGGTGGGCAAGGATTTGATAGTTATGCGGGAAATGTTTATTTAGATAGTAAATTTGAAACTTTTGGAGTAAATCATCTTTTAACTACAGGTTATTCTGAAACTTATATGAAATATAAAAGAGATAGAAATTGGTATGTTGGTGACTATTGGATAATTGGAAAAACATTAGATGAAATAAAAAATACTATTATTCCAGCAAATCCAAATCCACATGGAGGAAGATTAGCTCATTGGAAAACACAGTATAAAAATGTTTTAATTGGTGATGATATAGTATTTAATGACCAATGGAGTACTTTAGTTGGAGTAAATTATGCAACTGCAATAAGTACAAGTTATGATAATGGAGTAAAAGATTCAAAATATGATAAATCAGAATTAACACCAACTTTATCTTTGATGTATAAACCTTTTGAAGATTTAACAACTTATGTAACTTATATAGAAAGTTTAGAAGCAGGAGAACCTGTAGGAGAGGATTATAAAAATGAAGGTGAAATTTTAGATCCATATAAAAGTAAACAATATGAAGTTGGAGCAAAATATAGCTTAAATGAGAATATTTTATTAACTAGTGCTTTATTTAGAATTGAAAAATCAAATTCTTATGAAGTTGATACAATACCAAAACCAACATTAACTCAAGATGGTAAACAAATCCATCAAGGAATTGAGCTTACAGCAACTGGAAAAGTTACAGATAATCTAACTATTTTTGGTGGTGGAACTTTGATGGATATCAAAGTTGAAAAAGCAGATAATCCTGCAATTGAAGGTAAAAAGCCGACAAATGCAGCAACTAAAATGGCAAAACTTTAT
The Aliarcobacter faecis genome window above contains:
- a CDS encoding mechanosensitive ion channel domain-containing protein translates to MIKKVLLLIFVSFLFLNAANKVEKKDEVISEQKALESSSEIENIVEANILNEKINKIELSLKDNILLKRYSNYLSYGKISTELDNLKDSLKRKNNLREEESFQLSNKIRVKENELELIAEYKGSAIGSLMNPPEIEKVENITNPFGIINALSNIKKLENNKKQFSSVEADIVFLTEKLEEELISYTKLYEIEPKNEYKEKITYLEKQKKDFEIVLDIVTTTQEVYSRKIEQVILEIKSQITQQVQKMLAIFIIILTMFAISFLVKLALKKYFSQNENYYMVNKIINFTLVFLILMVLLFSYIDNVSYLVTILGFASAGIAIALKDWFMSLFGWMVIVTSGFIQVGDRIRVTKGDVETVGDVLDISLFKITIKEDVTMVSYMKNRRAGRIFFVPNNYIFSELIANYSHSELKTVWDGIDITLTFDSNFKKAQKIIREILKHYSKGYSDITRKQLSKMRNKYQLRATGVEPRVFTLIEPYGVVVSGWYLTNSFAALVLRSTICAEIIEALMKEEDIHIAYPTQQININKTSNAYGPSRAMPKEEVDIEDIITKR
- the mtaB gene encoding tRNA (N(6)-L-threonylcarbamoyladenosine(37)-C(2))-methylthiotransferase MtaB, whose amino-acid sequence is MNFSIDKPKVFFKTFGCRTNIFDTQVMMSNLKDFEVTQDEKDASIVVINSCTVTNSADTTARSYINGLKKLSNSPKVIFTGCGTRTKGEKLFGESKIDGLFGSSEKENINELLKLDEKFFKLGDLKSLDKTVVEEFVGKSRAFIKIQEGCDFRCSYCIIPHVRGDARSYEESVILNQVKTLAQNGFSEFILTGTNVGSYGKKMHTSLAKLLKKMAQIKGVKRIRMGSIEPIQIDDEFKELINEPFMAKHLHIALQHTSKDMLRIMNRRNKVLSDLELFEFLSSNGYALGTDFIVGHPGETPQLWQEAMNNLHNFPLTHIHAFTYSKRDGTPSATMKDIVKGDIAKDRYIELVEIIKQKNYEFRKKNKTKLEVLVEQEKNGKYLGFDQFFNQIEITSSEDLVGDWLNLDDYKVGITKNEARFK
- a CDS encoding AAA family ATPase — its product is MKQDLNSKSIDKNFKLMIISALVLVILFIYTIYKSKTVIEGTTYYLGIGFLFVLLILAFVLKLKQEKIRKLINKDGINSFDTELAKSSSKVSKNELDSTILPVKSNISFKDVAGIKEIKEELEEIVEFLNNPSIFQKFNVKLPKGVLLVGPPGVGKTLIARAVAGEAQVPFFYQSGASFVHIYVGMGAKKVRELFNSAKLNAPSIVFIDEIDAIGKARSGKSNDERESTLNELLTQMDGFEGDSGVIVIAATNKIEVLDDALLRAGRFDRRLYVGLPNIEDRKKILELYLKDKNHNINIEKLAITTAGFNSASLSTLVNEALLYMIKNRKSTLDESDMEVAKNKLEFGKKQHKILDMEQKEILAIYQSCKAYISKVKVNLLDDSVSKINKVFLSYNEMLENIKRELAGNVGLELIKKEKFAIGEDAIKRAENIALEMVEKYKMATSVDEIIFSVKESLKLEFSQNIEEINRLKELMLKNEVINKDDL
- the bioV gene encoding pimelyl-ACP methyl ester esterase BioV; amino-acid sequence: MTCNNFFSGFCFSNECELFLDYLEKNDFTISGFSYGAIKAIQKALKSETRVDKLQLFSPAFFQTKDEKFKKMQLMFFKKDEEQYIKNFLGNVKSPIYKDIDKYFQKGNIEELKELLEFVWSKDDLKKLNSKGVKIEVFLGAKDLIIDSNEAKDFFKDFATVYYFKDKGHLL
- the mog gene encoding molybdopterin adenylyltransferase: MIAKIGIVTTSDRASAGIYEDLSGRAIIDTLKDYLKSSFEPVYRCISDDKDTIEDTLKDLIDNEKCCLVVTTGGTGPALRDVTPEATEAVCDRMMPGFGELMRSVSLQYVPTAILSRQTAGLRGTSLIVNLPGKPKSIRECLDAVFPAIPYCIDLMEGPYLETNEEVIKAFRPKK
- the ribB gene encoding 3,4-dihydroxy-2-butanone-4-phosphate synthase; the protein is MNQQMSNSQKNIANAIKALQNGTGIIITDDKSRENEADIIFHANTITNEQMALLIRECSGIVCLCLTSQKVKELNLPMMVQSNNSRFQTPFTISIEAKEDITTGVSAKDRVTTIKSALKKDGINHIISPGHIFPLCAKDGGVLERNGHTEASIDMMKLANLEPNAVLCEITNEDGTMAKGEQIIDFAKKYSMPIISIEEIIEYRLKNEK
- a CDS encoding DUF2798 domain-containing protein, which translates into the protein MSKNLKKQTILFGIPKFPTKSSAVIMPFILSSLMTLIVSFISTIRVIGFQETLITLWMSSWVISWLIAFPVLLIILPIVRKLTNSLIKSE
- a CDS encoding SRPBCC domain-containing protein; its protein translation is MFTNEIETSIKISSTANKIWKELTNFDEYKNWNPSIIDISGELGKNKTIKIVVKIDEKTMIFKPIVLECEENKELRWLGKLLFSGIFDGEHYFLIKENSDGISTFVQGEKFSGILIPFFGKMILKTKKGFEAMNEELRKRVERV
- a CDS encoding GNAT family N-acetyltransferase; the protein is MKEFLEETEIIDFKNKEVFNLAKKLAKNCKTDEEIAKNCFLYVRDNIHHSGDFKDEITTYKASDVLKYKTGWCYAKSHLLAALLRANGIPTGFCYQRLSCSEYKKDIYCLHGLNAIYLKEFGWYKVDARGNKKGVNAQFNPPFEQLAFKLEKDEFDLPNIYSKPLDVVIEALKKNKTYDEMMDVFPDISFLIVNYDKKYLKQIVELFTNTVHNINKKDYTKKQLNAWANPNFDLEIWEKRFEKSKPYLSILEDEVVGFCEYYDGYIDCFYVHFKYQNCGIGKLLLNHIFELAKNENIDKIKVDTSITAKPFFEKFGFIEVKKNLVLRENIELINFSMEK
- a CDS encoding RNA polymerase sigma factor; translation: MVQYYQELVYYVQKMIGDKDKAKDIVQESYSRMLDVSIATPIENERAFLYKLARNIVFDLSRKEKHSASIEYEEESYSIPKNQQPEELLLEENQQELLLQILDTIPPKNAQAFILHIFEGLSRKEIALKMGISVAAVEKHIIRASEKIKEKLDSIEGNNL